Genomic window (Thermodesulfobacteriota bacterium):
AGAAAACAATTGCTTTAGCTTAAGACATTCCGTTCATATCGACCTGAGTCAGAGGAGTCCGGGTTCAAATTGCGGGGACGGTTTCAGCTCCACTTTGCTGTCGAGATGCAACCGGACCTCCGACACGTCCGGGGGAATATTTTCTCCACCGCTCTCGCCCTCGCACTCCGCGCTCAATCTTATCCTTTGAGGATTTATTCCCTGTCTGATCAGGAAGCCTCTCGCGGCTTCCGCCCTTTTCTGTCCCAGATCGTGATTCGAACTGTATTCGTTGCTGTTGCAGTAACCCACTATCTCGACGTCGATGCCGGGGTTCATTGCAAGGGTCTCTGAGTTCTCCCCGAGCGCGGGCTTGGCGTCTTCTCTTAGGATGAATTGACCCTGGTCAAAAAATATATCTCTCGGAGGCAATTCCGGCTGCTGCTGTGCACGGGACTGTGGAGTAAAAACCAGAACCGGTACAATGGACGAAAGACCTGATATCGTTCTCATTGCATTCACCCCATTATTTCAATTACTGCCCACTCTTTATAATTATAGATACTTTTAGACCTTCGAGGGATTCTTTTGTTATTTATATTAAAAGATGATTTCGGGAGACGGGCCGGGCTATTCTACCGGGCCCGGGTGACATGGATTGTGTACACCCTTTGATCCTTTGGCCGAGCGGGCAATAAGTGCCCGTCCCGCTATTGATGAACACGGCAATTTCGGTAAACTAATCTACTCTTTGAACAAATACGCGCCCGTAGCTCAATTGGATAGAGCGTTGGACTACGGATCCAAAGGCTGGGGGTTCAACTCCCTCCGGGCGCGCTCTTCATTCCCGAAGCACTGTTACAATATAGCCATTTCCCAGCAGTGACCAATTCCTCTCTCGCTCGGAATTGTCCCTCCGGGCGCGCTCTTCATTCCCGAAGCACTGTTACTATGCAGCCGTTTTCCATCTACGACCGGTTCCCCTTATTCATCGGAACTGTCCCTCCGGGCGCACGTGAAATTCCCGGAAACTCGTATATGATATTTTCCCGCTATGGAAAAACTCGAAGAGATGCTCGACAGGGAAGTCGGGGAATACCTGGAGAGGGTGGAAAGGATGGACGAGGTTAAGGCGCTCCTCTCGGGGGAGATATCTCGCGAGGACTACGTCAGGTTCCTCAAGACCTTCTACGTTATCGAGTACATAAGCCGGGAGGCGGTGCTGAGGGCAGCAAAAAATACGGAAGAAACTAACCCGTACCTCGCATCGAGGTTCCTCGTATGCGCGCGGGGAGAGGCGGGGCACGCGGAGATCGCGCTCGAGGACCTGGCGGGAATGGGAATCAATGGAGTGGACATGTCGACATCGCCCGCCGCGCTGGAATATGACGAATTCCTCCAGCACGAGGCCGGGAAATTCCCGCTCGGCGTGCTGGGGCATTCATACTTATTCGAGAACGCGTCCGGGATAATGTTCCCCAAACACAAAAAACTGCCTTATCCGTCCAGGTTCATCGAGGTTCACGCGAAGGAAGATCCCGGCCACTCGGTCGCGATAAAGAAGACCGTGAGGAAGATAGAGCCCGAGCTCACGGGTAAACAGAAGGAAAAGATCGTGAGGTTCGCGAGGGAGAGCGGTGATTACCTGCTCAGGGTTTTCGGGAGTATAGGGGGATGAGCTACTTCTGGCTCTTTGTGATATGGTCAACATTCCACCCCCATCCTGACCTTGATTTGGTTTAGCAGCATTGAGCCCGAAGTTGATTGGCTGCAACGCCTTTGTTGCAGATCCGACCGGTTCTTGTTATTTTGACTTCTGGAACAATGGAGCGATGAGTGAATAAGATTCGTGCACTCAACCAACAGAGACCAATTCCTCACTTGTTCGGAATTGTTGCTCGGAACCGTCCCTCAAGGGGGAAGGAATTACAGAACAAAGAGTGATTCGGATTTCACCTTCGCTCGGGGGCGTTCTGCCGGGTAACTATACCTGCGGCGATGCAGTGCTTGCAGAATACGTCCACGCGGGACATGCACGTGCATTTCCACCCGAGTCTCTGACCCGACAAGAACAGTGTAACCGTCCTCTTCACCCCGCCGGGCGGCGTCACCTCCGCCACCACCTTCACGGGCCCGAATTCGACGAGCTCGACGCCTCCGCTCTCCGCGATTTCCTGACCCAGGCGGAAGTTGGAGCTCGACGAGAGTTTCAGGAGGGAATCTTCATCGGTCAGATCGGCGACTGAAGGCATTGCAGCGCTCCATAATCAACACTATGGATTAGTTTACTGTTCAGCCATCTCTTTTATCTTGGGCAGCACCATATCCCACCCGGCCTCGGCGCTCATGAAACGGTTCTCGCCGTCGGCCATCCCCGCGAAATCCCCCTGCGTTACGGATAGGGTAGTGGAGCCGTTGCCGGGCGTGAGCACTATCGTCACGGTCGAGTAGTTGGCGGGTATGTCGTCCAGGCCCGCGTTCGGGTCGAAGACCGTGAACTCGAACAGCCACTCCTTCTCGAGCCTGACGAGATTGCCCTTTACGTAAACGATCCCGTCGGCGGCCCCCTTCCAGATCAGGGGGCTCCCCGGTGTCCAGTCGGAGATGACCTCGCATCCGAACATGTACTTCTTCGTATGCTCGGGGTCGGTGAGGACCTCCCAGACCCTCGACGCCGGGGCTTTGATTTCGAGTGACCTTTTTACGATGAGCTCGTACGCCATGAGCGTGTCCCGCGGCAGAGCGAATTGCCTGTATGAAAGTTATACACTCCGGGGGAGGAAGAGGCAACAGGAATCTGCGGGGGGACTACAGTTTGCAATGATTTCAGATTATCTGTCATTGCGAGGAGCGACTTGTCCGGCGTAGCCTATGGCGAAGCCGGAAGCGACGCGGCAATCTCATGATTAAAGGCAGATCGCCACGGTCGATTCTTTCCCTCGCGATCGCAGACAGATCATATGCCCTTCGACAAGCTCAGGGCGAACGGGCAGCGAGTTGTCCCGGACATACGGGAGTATTGTGAGTGATGAGTATATGGTCAGAATCGTATATGAACACACATTGTGTGCTGGCGGAGAGGGAGGGATTTGAACCCTCGAAGGGGGTTTAAGCCCCCTTACTCGCTTAGCAGGCGAGCGCCTTCGACCTCTCGGCCACCTCTCCGTACGGGTCTCTAAACAGGTAATTCCGCAGCTTTATTGAGAACATATAAAGTAACCAAAGGGGGTGGTAGTGTCAACGAAAGGGGAGGGGGGGTGGCCTGATGTGTCATCGCGAGGGAGAGAATCGGCCGTGGCGATCTGTTATTACTATTGTTGAGAAGATATGGATTCCCGATTTGTTTTGGCTTGTGCTGCAAGATATTGGGAGAATGAAGTATATTTGCAATCAGCCCGGGGCGACCGATTGCAGATTTGTATTGATATGCATCTTGTCAAGTATAATAACGCATTAGTAATAAGCCGGCGGCGACCAGTTTGTTTTGGCTTCAATAGAGCATCTCAACCTATAACCGTCCATGTATTCAGCCGGAAGAGACCGGATTCTCACTCGCTCGAATCCATTGCTTGCTCGGAACTGTTGCATGCAATCGTTACTCGAGAATGACAGAAAGGAAAAAGACGAGATTGCCACGCTGCGCTCGCAAAGACAAACAAAAATAGGCCCTGAGACAAGCCCCCCATCACGAACGGGTTGGACTTCTCTGCCAGTTAGCCGCTGATGTCACATGAGAATCATCTATAAGCACACATTGTGTGCAAAAAAGGGAGCGCCAGGGATCGAGTTCTTCGCAGAATCAATACCTGGCGCTCTAAGGGGGGGGTATGGGGTTATGTCGTTATTAGTGCCGTATCGCCTGTTTCTCCAGTCAGGGTCTTACGGCCCTGATGTCGGCAGCCCGTAAAGAAGTCAAGCTGCCGACATCAGGAGGCTTGCCTGATCTCAAAAAAGGCCGATGTGCTCCCCGGTTCCGAAACCAGAACACCGTCCTGCTTGAGCCCTTCGAGGTGGAGGCGTACCGAGTCGAGCATGAGCTCCTTCGTCTCCTCAAGCGTATCTCCGACGGCGACGCAGCCGGGGAGGTCCGGACAGTAAGCCGAATAACAGTCGTTCGACTGCTCGATGGTGATCTCATAATGTTCCTTATGTATTACTTCCTGCGAATCGAAGCAGTGCTTGAGAGAGTAATAAAGCGCGCCTTCCGGGAGCTCCTTGTCCATCTTGCAGTTGATGGTGAGCCTCGACTTCTTGCTCCTGAGCTTGAACTGACGATGACTTCCGCAAATCCTCACGAGATACCATCCGTTGTTCTCCACCAGAAACTTTATCACCTCTCTCACTTTCATGATCTCCATCCTCTCACAGGGTATTTTTTGAAGCGATTTCTGCTATCCGTCCTTCCTGTACATCAGCACGTTTTCGAACTCCTTGCCCGTCATGTGGTTGTCGAGGTACTCGGCGATTGCGTCCTCGATGATCCTGGACTGGCTTTTTCTGGAGACGAAGGAGAAGAGCCTCAGCTTCTCGTAAAGGAGAGCCGGGATGTAGAGGGAGCCTCTGTGCATCTTCTCTGGATTTGCCCGCTGCTGAATGGTTGCCGCCGTCATGGTCTCATTATTACATCATTACGTAATGATGTCAATATGGTATTTTGTTAAGCTGAAAAAATATTTCGAGGCCCGGATGATATCGTGTGATCGCAGCAGGTTAGGACGGGCGAGGAGGGCATGGCAGGACGCGCCGAGGGGCTGATTTCGGGGGACATTCGGGACGGGAATTGGGGGAGCGCGCTGGCGTTTGTTTGATGCACACGCAATGGCTCAATATTATCGCGGCTGGCCTGTCCCGGGCTTGACCCGGGAACTTGCTCCTACGGGGTTCACGACTAATTTTGTAGGAGCGGCTTCCAGCCGCGACTCCTTAATTTCCTTACCTCTTCGTGGGGGAGGGAGCTAAAAATAAGAGCGAACGGGATTAATTGGTCAGGCAGAGGAGTTGTTGGAAGGTATGTACCACGAGCGCAGGTTCTGCGCCTACAGCCACCTTCGGACGCGGCTCTTGTATTCCGTATACTGCGCGCCGAACTTTTCTTCGAGGTACAGCTCCTCCCTCTCGATGACTCCCTTCCTCATGACCGTGATGAACAGAGGTATAAGTATCATTATCCACAGGTTATTGAGGAGTATGGATATCGCGATGAGAAAAATTACGAGCGACACGTACATCGGGTTCCGCGTGAAGGAGTATATACCGCCCGTAACGATTGCTGTCACGGGCTTCCTCACGTCGACGTTCGTGCCCGCGCGCTTCATCATGAAGAACGCGGATGACGTTATGATTACGGAGAGTACTAAGAGAGCTGCGCCTGTTATGTATCTCGCGTTCCCTTCGATGAACCGGAGCGGGTATATGAGGCCCGCGGCCGTGCCCGCAGCGATGATTATGAGCACGATGAGCGGTGGCGGCGCGATCACGCGGGGGTGGTCGTCATAGGGGCTCGTCATGCGGCTCTCCTCCGGGCCCGTCGGGCGGCTCTTCCCAGTCAGGAGGGGGCGGAGGAGGAGGGGGTCCGTCGAACCTCTCCATATGGAATTTTTCGCCGTGGACGTCGTTCTTGCCTCCGTGGAACCCTTCCATGAAGAACCGCGGGAAAGGCGGTCCGGGTCCGCGCCTGATTATGTCGGCTATGGCCTTCCTCTCCTCCCGGGTCAGGTCGGACGCTATCTTCTTCGTCTCGTCGGCGATCTCGTCCGTGAGCTCGCCCATGAGCGCGTGGAGCTCGGTGACCTTCCTGTCGAAGAGCGCGGGGTCGAACTCGGGGGCGGAGAATACGTCAATGACCTCGTCCCTTTTTTTCTTTATCTTCTTCCTCGTTTCGAGCGACTCTTTTCTCAGGTCTTTTATCGTTTCCATGACCTTCTCGCGTTTTTCGGGCGGAAGCTCCTTCATGAAATGGAACGCTCGCTTGCCTTTCTCCATGTGCCAGAAGAACGTATGCGAGAGAGTCCCTATGAGTATGCCGATAAGCAGCACGTTAAGTAACACCGACAAAGCGAGGAATATTTTCAGCCCCTTACTCATAGTATTCCTCCCCGTAGTAGAGCATCTCGGAGTAAAGCGAATTGTCCGTATCCTGCTCCGCGTAGTTGGCGTAGAGGTAACCGGCCGCCATACCGATAATCAGAAGGAGCGGGAGCGCGATCGCGGGCCGGGGGAAGGGTATTGCGGAGAATATCGCGCCGAGGATTCCGAAGACGGAATTCCCCGCAGGTTCGGGCCTCTTTCTTTCGACTGCCGCGCTTATGATCCTCGCTTCGAGTCCGGGCGAGGGCTCTTCGAACCCCCTATCCATGAGGGATTCCTCGAAGCGCCTCTCCTCTTCGAGCGCTTCTCTCAGCTCCGCGGAGCCTGCGCATGCCTTCCCGGCTTCTTCCCTGATTTCCCCGGGCCATCTGCCGATGTCCCCTCCGTATAATTCCAGATAACGCATGAATTCTTTCCTATCCATCCTTGTTCTCCTCCCTCCTGTTATCTCCTGCGAGCCTCTGCCTGAGAGACGCTTTCGCGCGCATGAGGAGCGACTCGAGCGCCTTCACGCTCACTCCCATTATCTCGGCAGCCTCCCTGTTGCTCACCCCCTCGTAGAAACAGAGCGCGAGGGCGGTCTGCTGCGATTCGGGAAGCTCGCCTATGCACGCGTCTATGTCGTCCTTTCTCCTTTTCATTTCGATCGCCTCTTCCGCCCCGCGCCCCTCGTCCGGAGGGTCGAACCCGTCTTCGAGCGGGAGCGGCTTCTGCTTCCTCTTACGGTCTATGCACGCGTTCGCCACTACTCTGTAGAACCACGTCGTGAACTTCGTCTGCCTCTCGCCGTCCCATTTCCCCGGGTTCGTCCACAGCGTGAGGAACGCCTCCTGCACTGTGTCCTCGGCCTCTTCCCTGCTCGAAAGCATACTGTAGGCCAGGCTGTAGAACTTCTTCGTGTGACGCATTACGAGCATCGAGAACGCATCCCTGTCCCCGTTCCTTATCCGCCCCATGAGCTCTTCGTCTGTGAACCCCTCGGTCTCTATGGCCATTTTCCCGATCGGAAGAGTGACGGTCGTATCCATCTGGTCCCTTAAAATATTAAAACCTGCGCGGGCGGAATAGTAAAGCTTCTACCCCGCCCGCCGGTCTGAGAGGATGATTATGTGCCTTGCGCCTTTATTTCTTCCAATGGTGGCGTCCGCCGGGGCCTAGCTCCGCAAGTATCTCCCTTTCGTCCTGCGTGAGCTGGGGGGCGAGCTCCGCTATCGCGTTCGAGAAAGACGTGAAGCCCTGGGCCATGAGCGTCTGGAGCTTCTCGGAGTTCTCCTTGAAAGCCTCCGCGTCGAACTCCTCGGCCGTGAGTATCTCTTTCAGCTTGTCGTGTGTCGCCTCTATCTCGTCCCTGAGCCCTTCGTTCTCTTCCTTTACCGCGCTGAGGGTGCTGATGATGAGCTGCTGCTTGTCTTGGGGGAGCTTCGAGAAGGCCTCGAGCCTTTCTATCCCGAAGGGTCCGCCGTGGGGCATGGCGATCGCTGCGGCCGCCCCCGTCATAAACAGCCCTAGTACTGCCGTAAGTACCAAATTCCTTTTCATTTATTTACTACCTCCTGTGTGATTTTCGGGTTCAAGCATGCTTCGTATGTATATACGCGCGAGAGGGGGTAAACCCTTCGGCGGGGGATTTGTTGTGGGGCGACAGGCCGTGCTCCCGGCAATGACAACTATTTGTAGGAGCGGCTTCCAGCCGCGATTCCTTGATTTCCTTCCCCCTTGAGGGATGGTTCTGAGCCTGCGTAAGAACCGGACGCCATGGGCGGAATGCAATGAAGCAAATGTTCCTGGGATATTAATTGGTTAACCCAAAATATTAAGGATCTCATCTTTTCCATGAGATTGCCGCGCTACGCTACCGGCTTCGCCAAAATGGCTACGCCGGGATAAATCGCTTCGCTCGCAATGACATTAGGGTGATGAGATCGCCGCGGCCGCGGGTTAATAAAATAAATCCCGTTGACTTGACCTGACTCCGAACATATATTTCGGGAAAGAGCGAAGGGGTTATTCCGTATTACGTCCTAAGGCAAGATAAATTCCATATAAGCGGGCGGAAGTCCGCTGAGGAGAGAAGCATGAAACCAGTCGTTGAATCGAACAAGCTCGCGCGCGCCGAAGTATGGGGCGAAGACGACCCTGCAGTCCACTGGGCGGGCGCATTCGCCGTCTATGGAGGGCACGGCACGACGCAGTCATCGACGATAGTGTACGAGATCGAGCCGGGCCACAGGCTCGGATGGCATACGGACGCTACGGAAGAGACCCAGTACATAATCGCCGGAAGCGGCAAGCTCTTTCTGGAGGACGGCTCCACATACCCGGTGGGTCCGGGCAGCGTCTTCGTTCTCCCTACGGGCGTAAAGCACGACCTCGCCAACGCAGGCAAGGAAACGCTCCGGGCGGTGGCTTTCTTCGCGGCCGCTATGTTCACGCAGAACTTCGACAACGTGATGATGCCGCCCAAGTCCCACATACTCGGCACGCCTAACCGCAACGGCTGATTGTACATAGCGCGTCTCCTGCCGTTGCCGTGAGCTGAAAGGGCCTCCCGGATTGCCGTGTCCTGCTCGGTAGGATAATATTTTTCCGGCTTCGGGAGAGACGACAATGCCAAAACCGCTGCTGGTAATCGGGAACAAGAACTATTCGAGCTGGTCGATGAGGCCATGGCTCGCGCTCAAGCATCTCGGGATCGAATTCGACGAGGTGCGGATACCGCTATACATCGAGGGCTCGAGGGAGAAGATTCTCAAGTATTCACCCGCGGGGAAGGTGCCCGTCTATATCGAGGACGGTCTCACTGTCTGGGATTCGCTCTCCATACTCGAATATCTTGCCGAAAAGCATCCCTCGCTCTGGCCTGCGGACGCGAAAGCCAGGGCGCTCGCGCGCTCCATATGCGCCGAGATGCACTCCGGGTTCGCGGCATTGAGAAATACGCTCCCCATGAACGCGAGGGCAGGGGACAGGTGGGTGGAGCTCGGAGGGGACGCCGTAGGAGACGTCGAGAGGATACTCGAGATATGGGAGACCTGCAGGAGCGTATATGGAAAAGGCGGTCCCTGGCTCTTCGGACACTTCACGGCGGCTGACGCGATGTACGCCCCTGTCGCGCTCAGGTTCGATACCTACGGCATAGAGGCGGGCGGACATTCGAGGAGCTACATCGAGACCGTGCTTACGGACGGGCACGTCCGCGAATGGATCCGCGCCGCCGTGGATGAGGAAGAGGTCATAGAAATGTTCGAGAAGGGAGTTGTCTGACGCCGCCTGAGGGGGAAATTTTTTTCTGTATGCAAAGACAGGGACTGGAGCAATGAGTTCACACGGCATAGGCTGAAGGAATAATAATTTCCTCCTTAGAAAAGGGGAACAATTCTGAGCGAGTGAGGAATTGGTCGGTGTTGGCTAAAAGCGAATAAGCATCTTCGCCAAAGTGACCCACTCGGTTGAACCAAAACAGGGGGATTTAAAAATGAGATGCTGAATAGATCCTGAAACAAGTTCAGGACATGGTTCAGGATGACGGATAAAAAAATAAACTGCGGGCAAACCCTCTCGCCTCCTTTAGAGGGAGAGGGAGTTTGAAGATAAGACAGACTGGCGCCGCGCCGCACTTTATTCCGCGCGAGTAATCCCCTATACTAATGGGACGAACTGAAATCGCGAGACGGCCTGTACTGAACCATGTCCCGGACTCCGATCCGGGATTGTTTCAGGATCGTGGTCGCGGCAATTTTCACGAGATTGCCGCGCCCCCTACGCTAATCCCCCGACGGCTCAAAGCCTTTGGGCGACGTGCCGAGCTTCGGGGGCTCGCAATGACAGGAAAAAAAGACATCGACGGAGGCTCCCATGGGCGCACGCAAGCAAACGTATTTACTGAAGGCCGGGGAAATTAAAAAGATGCAGAAGAAGTTCTCTCACCCCTGGAACCCTAAATCGGAGCTGATCGGCGCGAGGCTCGCCGCGAAGACCGGGCTCAAGAGGACGGGCGTCAACATCGCAACGATACCGCCCGGCAAGGAGTCGTTCGTCTACCACTCGCACCAGTTCGAGGAGGAGTGGATCTACATACTGTCAGGCAGCGGCGTCGCCGAGATAAACGGGAAGGAGTACAAGGTGGGGCCCGGGGACTTCATGGGGTTCCCCACGCCCGGGGTCGCGCACAACATGCGGAACGACGGGAAGGCCGACCTCGTCTACCTCGTCGGGGGGGAGAGCAGCGAGCACGAGATGATCGAGTACCCGAAGCTCGGAAGGAAGCTCATAAGGACCGAGGAAAAGGTCGAGGTGCTCAAGGTCTCCGACCTCAAGGACTTCAAGTTCTGGGAGTGAGTGGGGACTCTTCGCAGCCAGCGATGATTCGCCGTGCGGATGGATCAGGCGTCCGCCTCAGATTTCTTCTTTCTGAATGAAGATTCCTTTGTCCACTTTCGCGAAGAAATCTTGATAGAATTTCTCCTCTTCAATTTGGGCGACTTCTATAACCTCTCCCTTATTATTAAGAGCTTTTGCTTGAAAGTTGACGCGGACTTTTACCTTATCGCCGAATCCACTGACATTCGCGGTGGATTCAATGATCATGTTTTTCTTCCATCTGGCGTTGGCGCCGAAAGCCAAAACTGAGAAGAAAGCTTCCCAGCCGCTTTCTATATCGACCTCCTTGCTTGCACTTATAATCCCGAGATCGACTTCCGCATCTTTGATTATGTATCCATCGTCCTGCAGGACATTGGCGACGGCTTTCATCACCATTAACGGGTCTTTTACTTCATACGTCCGCGTCTGATACTCGCGTATTTGAAGCTGCGTTTTCTCCGGTTCAACATTTGTGGCGGGAGCGCAGGAAAGCATAAATGCGAACAAAAGCGATAGCAGTGCCAATGTGTATTTCATAATATCCCCCTTTTTACTGACAAAATTCAAAATACTAAAACTATTTAAAACTTACTCGCGTGATAAGAGAACGATTCGACCAGACCTTTGCTGTCATATTTGATAATGACAGTTAGTGT
Coding sequences:
- a CDS encoding OmpA family protein; this encodes MRTISGLSSIVPVLVFTPQSRAQQQPELPPRDIFFDQGQFILREDAKPALGENSETLAMNPGIDVEIVGYCNSNEYSSNHDLGQKRAEAARGFLIRQGINPQRIRLSAECEGESGGENIPPDVSEVRLHLDSKVELKPSPQFEPGLL
- a CDS encoding SRPBCC domain-containing protein, producing MAYELIVKRSLEIKAPASRVWEVLTDPEHTKKYMFGCEVISDWTPGSPLIWKGAADGIVYVKGNLVRLEKEWLFEFTVFDPNAGLDDIPANYSTVTIVLTPGNGSTTLSVTQGDFAGMADGENRFMSAEAGWDMVLPKIKEMAEQ
- a CDS encoding type II toxin-antitoxin system HicA family toxin; translated protein: MKVREVIKFLVENNGWYLVRICGSHRQFKLRSKKSRLTINCKMDKELPEGALYYSLKHCFDSQEVIHKEHYEITIEQSNDCYSAYCPDLPGCVAVGDTLEETKELMLDSVRLHLEGLKQDGVLVSEPGSTSAFFEIRQAS
- a CDS encoding isoprenylcysteine carboxylmethyltransferase family protein translates to MTSPYDDHPRVIAPPPLIVLIIIAAGTAAGLIYPLRFIEGNARYITGAALLVLSVIITSSAFFMMKRAGTNVDVRKPVTAIVTGGIYSFTRNPMYVSLVIFLIAISILLNNLWIMILIPLFITVMRKGVIEREELYLEEKFGAQYTEYKSRVRRWL
- a CDS encoding periplasmic heavy metal sensor — its product is MSKGLKIFLALSVLLNVLLIGILIGTLSHTFFWHMEKGKRAFHFMKELPPEKREKVMETIKDLRKESLETRKKIKKKRDEVIDVFSAPEFDPALFDRKVTELHALMGELTDEIADETKKIASDLTREERKAIADIIRRGPGPPFPRFFMEGFHGGKNDVHGEKFHMERFDGPPPPPPPPDWEEPPDGPGGEPHDEPL
- a CDS encoding sigma-70 family RNA polymerase sigma factor, which produces MDTTVTLPIGKMAIETEGFTDEELMGRIRNGDRDAFSMLVMRHTKKFYSLAYSMLSSREEAEDTVQEAFLTLWTNPGKWDGERQTKFTTWFYRVVANACIDRKRKQKPLPLEDGFDPPDEGRGAEEAIEMKRRKDDIDACIGELPESQQTALALCFYEGVSNREAAEIMGVSVKALESLLMRAKASLRQRLAGDNRREENKDG
- a CDS encoding periplasmic heavy metal sensor, producing the protein MKRNLVLTAVLGLFMTGAAAAIAMPHGGPFGIERLEAFSKLPQDKQQLIISTLSAVKEENEGLRDEIEATHDKLKEILTAEEFDAEAFKENSEKLQTLMAQGFTSFSNAIAELAPQLTQDEREILAELGPGGRHHWKK
- a CDS encoding cupin domain-containing protein, with protein sequence MKPVVESNKLARAEVWGEDDPAVHWAGAFAVYGGHGTTQSSTIVYEIEPGHRLGWHTDATEETQYIIAGSGKLFLEDGSTYPVGPGSVFVLPTGVKHDLANAGKETLRAVAFFAAAMFTQNFDNVMMPPKSHILGTPNRNG
- a CDS encoding glutathione S-transferase family protein; translated protein: MPKPLLVIGNKNYSSWSMRPWLALKHLGIEFDEVRIPLYIEGSREKILKYSPAGKVPVYIEDGLTVWDSLSILEYLAEKHPSLWPADAKARALARSICAEMHSGFAALRNTLPMNARAGDRWVELGGDAVGDVERILEIWETCRSVYGKGGPWLFGHFTAADAMYAPVALRFDTYGIEAGGHSRSYIETVLTDGHVREWIRAAVDEEEVIEMFEKGVV
- a CDS encoding cupin domain-containing protein; the protein is MGARKQTYLLKAGEIKKMQKKFSHPWNPKSELIGARLAAKTGLKRTGVNIATIPPGKESFVYHSHQFEEEWIYILSGSGVAEINGKEYKVGPGDFMGFPTPGVAHNMRNDGKADLVYLVGGESSEHEMIEYPKLGRKLIRTEEKVEVLKVSDLKDFKFWE